A single region of the Leisingera thetidis genome encodes:
- a CDS encoding ABC transporter substrate-binding protein yields the protein MLTRRKLLKSTAAIGLTAAASGLAAPAIAKGARIRVGYVTPQSGPLAAFAEADQYILGGFADTDAGKNFEVIVKDSQSNPNRAAEVAQELIIDEEIELMLVASTPETTNPVTTTCENEEIPCISTVAPWQPWFIGQQGNPGDPGSWQPFDYAYHFFWGLEDVIAVFTNMWGQLDSNKSVGALFPNDGDGNAWGDPNVGFPPVLAEQGYGLTDTGRYQNLTDDFTAHINAFKQANVEIVTGVVIPPDFTTFWTQAKQQGFTPKAASIGKAILFPQAVEALGRTGHNLSSEVWWSPTHPFTSSLNGMSAGGLAEGYTAATGRQWTQPIGFVHALFEVAADALGRVSDTRDPDAVSEAISATQLDTIVGPLAWDGAGVPPFAARNVAKTPLVGGQWRLKEGGGYDLVIVDNKTAPAVPTGGTMEILPD from the coding sequence ATGCTGACAAGACGGAAACTGCTTAAATCAACGGCGGCCATCGGGCTGACCGCTGCAGCCTCGGGACTGGCCGCTCCTGCCATCGCCAAAGGTGCGCGTATTCGCGTGGGCTATGTGACGCCGCAATCAGGGCCTTTGGCTGCTTTTGCCGAAGCCGACCAGTACATCCTGGGTGGCTTCGCCGACACAGACGCAGGCAAGAATTTTGAGGTCATCGTCAAGGACAGTCAGTCGAACCCTAACCGGGCAGCCGAAGTGGCGCAGGAACTGATCATCGACGAGGAAATCGAATTGATGCTGGTTGCGTCGACGCCCGAGACGACCAACCCGGTGACCACCACCTGCGAGAATGAGGAGATCCCCTGCATCTCGACCGTAGCGCCCTGGCAGCCCTGGTTCATCGGCCAGCAGGGCAACCCGGGTGATCCCGGCAGCTGGCAGCCCTTCGATTATGCCTACCACTTCTTCTGGGGGCTCGAGGATGTCATCGCAGTCTTCACAAACATGTGGGGCCAGCTGGACAGCAACAAATCCGTTGGCGCCCTGTTTCCGAATGACGGGGATGGCAATGCCTGGGGCGATCCCAACGTAGGTTTCCCCCCGGTTCTGGCCGAGCAAGGGTATGGTCTGACCGACACAGGCCGTTATCAGAACCTGACAGATGATTTCACGGCCCATATCAATGCCTTCAAACAGGCAAACGTGGAGATCGTAACAGGGGTCGTGATCCCGCCGGATTTTACCACTTTCTGGACCCAGGCCAAACAGCAGGGCTTCACCCCAAAGGCGGCATCGATCGGCAAGGCGATCCTGTTCCCGCAGGCAGTCGAGGCGTTGGGCCGCACCGGCCACAACCTCAGTTCAGAGGTCTGGTGGTCGCCCACCCATCCCTTCACGTCTTCCCTCAACGGGATGTCAGCAGGCGGCCTGGCCGAAGGGTACACAGCAGCCACCGGGCGTCAGTGGACACAGCCGATCGGCTTCGTACACGCGCTGTTTGAGGTTGCCGCCGATGCTTTGGGCCGCGTGAGCGACACCCGTGACCCTGATGCCGTTTCCGAAGCGATTTCCGCAACCCAACTGGACACGATCGTTGGCCCGCTGGCCTGGGACGGTGCCGGGGTGCCCCCCTTTGCCGCACGCAATGTGGCAAAGACGCCGCTGGTCGGCGGACAGTGGCGCCTCAAGGAAGGCGGCGGCTACGATCTGGTAATCGTGGACAACAAGACGGCCCCGGCAGTGCCCACAGGCGGCACGATGGAAATCCTCCCCGACTGA
- a CDS encoding maleylacetate reductase, whose amino-acid sequence MSYFQSEFVANSAAVRVSFGPGVRHRVAEEIERLGAKRALILSTPHQEATAQAFAAEVGALAAGVFAEAAMHTPVSVTEAAMTQVAETGADCIVSVGGGSTTGLGKAIAYRTGLPQIVVPTTYAGSEATPILGQTEEGLKTTLKSAEVQPEVILYDAELVTTLPVEMTVTSALNAIAHAAEGLYAQDRNPLSTALAVEGMRAFANALPAVLAEPGNLDARGETLYGAWLCGTVLGQVGMSLHHKICHTLGGSFDLPHAETHSVMLPHAIGFNAAAVPDQLAIVSEIFDGSSPGTALHDFASRIGAPTALKALGLQEADLDRAASLATKNAYWNPAPLSREGVRALLDDAYHGRQPEL is encoded by the coding sequence ATGTCCTATTTTCAAAGTGAATTCGTGGCGAACAGCGCAGCCGTTCGGGTCAGCTTTGGACCAGGGGTGCGGCACCGGGTTGCAGAAGAAATCGAGCGGCTGGGCGCAAAGCGCGCCCTCATTCTCTCCACACCGCATCAGGAGGCGACCGCCCAGGCCTTTGCAGCTGAGGTGGGGGCGCTGGCAGCGGGTGTCTTTGCCGAGGCCGCCATGCATACGCCCGTCAGTGTAACTGAAGCGGCCATGACACAAGTGGCGGAAACCGGTGCCGATTGCATTGTTTCAGTTGGCGGCGGTTCCACCACCGGTCTGGGCAAAGCCATTGCCTACCGCACCGGTCTGCCGCAGATCGTGGTGCCGACAACCTATGCCGGCAGTGAGGCGACACCGATCCTGGGACAAACCGAAGAGGGCCTTAAAACGACTCTCAAAAGCGCCGAGGTGCAGCCCGAAGTCATTCTCTATGACGCTGAACTGGTCACGACTCTGCCAGTGGAAATGACGGTCACCAGCGCTTTGAACGCAATCGCCCATGCCGCCGAGGGGCTATATGCGCAAGACCGCAATCCGTTGTCGACAGCCCTGGCGGTCGAGGGAATGCGCGCCTTTGCCAACGCCCTGCCGGCGGTACTGGCTGAACCTGGGAACCTCGATGCCCGAGGTGAAACGCTTTATGGCGCCTGGCTGTGCGGCACGGTGCTGGGGCAGGTCGGCATGTCGCTTCATCACAAGATCTGCCACACCCTGGGCGGCTCCTTCGATCTGCCCCATGCGGAAACGCATTCGGTCATGCTGCCTCATGCCATCGGCTTTAACGCTGCGGCTGTGCCGGACCAGCTGGCGATTGTTTCCGAGATTTTCGACGGCAGCTCGCCAGGCACGGCCCTTCATGATTTCGCATCCCGTATAGGTGCGCCAACCGCATTGAAAGCGCTCGGCCTGCAGGAGGCTGACCTGGACCGGGCCGCCTCGCTTGCCACCAAGAATGCCTATTGGAACCCCGCGCCGCTCAGCAGGGAGGGAGTGAGGGCCTTGCTCGATGATGCCTATCACGGACGCCAGCCCGAGCTCTGA
- a CDS encoding LysR family transcriptional regulator, with the protein MKIDPRHLEILAAIVENGGLTEGAEALGKSQPSVSRTLAQLESRIGTALFKPGRRPLQPTELGEALAEQGRMVRKANLASSDIVSRFKAGHAGLVRVAGTPIFIDGVISGIIARFQAQVPDVRVEQSYGYAETLIEKLRNETLDMAIVPLRRDKVPRDLIFQPILPGLNVVACREGHPLTRRKLLTSQDIEEFPWIAPPVDSPLYRDLKRALANIGAENYRISFSGGSLASVINVLTGSDSLTVLPYSVVFTMKAQSAIEALSLEIGHPDRMLGVLASSTPHDNPAAQRFRAFVVAQFEALAHRIVQHQKDRIWR; encoded by the coding sequence ATGAAGATTGATCCGCGCCACTTGGAAATCCTCGCCGCCATTGTCGAAAACGGCGGCCTCACCGAGGGCGCCGAAGCGCTCGGCAAGTCGCAGCCGTCGGTCTCAAGAACGCTGGCACAGCTTGAATCCAGGATCGGTACCGCCCTGTTCAAGCCGGGCCGACGGCCGCTGCAGCCAACCGAGCTGGGTGAGGCATTGGCCGAGCAGGGCCGAATGGTGCGCAAGGCCAACCTGGCGTCCTCGGATATCGTTTCGCGCTTCAAGGCCGGGCATGCCGGTCTGGTGCGGGTGGCAGGGACGCCGATCTTCATTGACGGCGTGATTTCGGGCATCATTGCGAGGTTCCAAGCGCAAGTGCCGGATGTGCGTGTCGAGCAATCCTATGGGTATGCAGAGACGCTGATTGAAAAGCTGCGCAATGAAACGCTGGACATGGCGATTGTGCCCTTGCGGCGGGACAAGGTTCCTCGCGATCTGATCTTTCAACCTATTCTGCCGGGCCTGAACGTGGTTGCCTGCCGTGAGGGTCATCCTTTGACGCGCCGCAAGCTGCTGACATCTCAGGACATCGAGGAGTTTCCCTGGATAGCTCCTCCCGTTGATAGCCCGCTCTACCGCGATCTAAAGCGGGCGCTGGCGAACATCGGAGCCGAAAATTACCGGATCAGCTTTTCCGGCGGGTCGCTGGCTTCGGTTATCAATGTCCTGACCGGTTCGGACAGCCTTACAGTCTTGCCCTATTCGGTCGTGTTCACGATGAAGGCGCAAAGTGCTATCGAAGCGTTGTCACTGGAAATTGGTCACCCGGATAGAATGCTTGGCGTGCTGGCTTCCAGCACCCCGCATGATAATCCCGCAGCACAACGGTTCAGAGCCTTTGTTGTTGCCCAGTTCGAAGCACTTGCCCATCGTATTGTGCAGCATCAAAAAGACCGGATCTGGCGATAG
- a CDS encoding LysR family transcriptional regulator yields the protein MKPIRVFLEVAALRSFAAAARSLRMTPATVTRTVARLEEDLGHQLLLRTTRQVSLTSTGALVAARYRAIVEDFDRVTRDLEQATQPHRGSLSINAPMSFGMRLMPGLVDSFRLAYPNIALNVTLEDQLIDIVDEGADLAIRISSPPTDRSTIWRKICEVPRMAVAAPRLFERCSRPPAPEDLDRNHCLSYSSRETPETWRFSKGPLKRTVTSGSSIISNNGDFLYELALAGAGIAVLPEFIVQDGLRDGRVQQVLPDWEIAPLWLSLYYPPYEALPPLVATFTDFFEAYLQDIDGFKFSAKAAERPAAGH from the coding sequence ATGAAACCGATCCGAGTCTTTCTGGAAGTCGCCGCTCTGCGTAGTTTTGCGGCGGCGGCCCGAAGTCTGCGTATGACACCGGCCACGGTCACCCGCACTGTAGCGCGATTGGAAGAAGACCTCGGCCACCAGCTCCTGCTGCGGACGACACGACAGGTGTCGCTTACGTCGACTGGTGCCCTGGTCGCGGCACGTTACCGGGCCATTGTCGAAGACTTTGACCGGGTGACCCGGGACCTGGAACAGGCGACCCAGCCGCACCGTGGCAGCTTGTCGATCAATGCGCCGATGTCCTTTGGTATGCGGCTGATGCCGGGGCTGGTTGACAGCTTCCGGCTGGCCTATCCCAATATTGCCTTGAACGTCACGCTGGAAGACCAACTGATCGATATTGTCGATGAAGGCGCGGATTTGGCGATACGGATTTCGTCTCCGCCCACAGACAGGTCCACGATATGGCGCAAAATCTGCGAGGTGCCCCGAATGGCAGTTGCAGCCCCGCGTCTATTTGAACGCTGCAGCCGCCCGCCAGCCCCTGAGGATCTGGATCGCAACCACTGCCTGTCTTACTCCTCGCGCGAAACGCCCGAAACATGGCGCTTCAGCAAAGGCCCGCTGAAACGCACAGTGACTTCCGGCAGTTCCATCATCTCGAACAACGGGGATTTCCTGTATGAATTGGCGCTTGCAGGGGCTGGCATCGCCGTGCTTCCCGAATTCATCGTTCAAGATGGGCTGCGGGACGGGCGGGTCCAACAGGTGCTGCCGGATTGGGAAATCGCGCCGCTTTGGCTTTCGCTTTACTATCCGCCTTACGAAGCCCTGCCGCCGCTGGTCGCAACCTTCACTGACTTTTTCGAGGCCTATTTGCAGGATATCGATGGCTTCAAGTTCAGCGCTAAGGCAGCAGAAAGACCCGCAGCAGGGCATTGA
- a CDS encoding VOC family protein — translation MIKNILGLHHITSMAADANENNSFFTNILGLRRVKKTVNFDAPEFYHLYYGDEAGTPGSVMTYFPFGRMPRGTRGIGEVGITEFAVPKESLSYWKDRLSTFDVKGLEQSMAFGENRLTFDGPDGDSFALVESDLRGRTPWTGADVPEDTGILGFHGARFRLRNATATGELLEFMGYQKAESGHGLTRYVVEGGNAADTIDLEELPNAPAAGEGAGSVHHIAFAVENRAAQETVRKALLDTGYQVTPVIDRDYFYAIYFRTPGGVLFEIATNEPGFDRDEDTANLGEALKLPARYEPYRQQIEQLLPPVAA, via the coding sequence ATGATCAAGAACATCCTGGGCCTGCACCACATCACCTCGATGGCTGCGGACGCCAACGAAAACAATAGCTTCTTCACCAACATTCTCGGCCTGCGCAGGGTCAAAAAGACGGTGAACTTTGACGCGCCGGAGTTCTACCACCTTTACTACGGCGACGAGGCCGGCACGCCGGGTTCGGTCATGACCTATTTCCCGTTCGGCCGCATGCCCCGCGGAACCCGCGGCATCGGCGAGGTCGGCATAACCGAGTTCGCGGTTCCGAAAGAGTCCCTCTCCTATTGGAAGGACCGCCTGTCCACCTTTGACGTTAAAGGCCTGGAGCAGTCCATGGCGTTCGGTGAAAACCGCCTAACCTTCGACGGGCCCGACGGTGACAGCTTTGCCCTGGTGGAAAGCGACCTTCGCGGCCGCACGCCGTGGACCGGGGCAGATGTTCCCGAAGATACCGGGATCCTCGGGTTTCACGGCGCCCGCTTCCGCCTGCGCAACGCCACGGCCACTGGAGAGCTTCTTGAATTTATGGGCTACCAAAAGGCCGAAAGCGGCCATGGACTGACCCGTTACGTGGTCGAAGGCGGCAATGCGGCCGATACCATCGACCTCGAGGAATTGCCCAATGCCCCCGCGGCGGGCGAAGGCGCCGGCTCGGTGCATCACATCGCCTTTGCAGTCGAAAACCGGGCCGCCCAGGAAACGGTCCGCAAGGCGCTGCTGGACACAGGCTACCAGGTAACTCCGGTAATCGACCGCGACTACTTCTACGCCATCTACTTCCGCACACCCGGCGGCGTGCTGTTTGAGATTGCCACCAATGAACCGGGGTTCGACCGCGATGAAGACACCGCAAACCTGGGCGAGGCCCTGAAACTGCCCGCCCGGTACGAACCCTACCGCCAGCAGATCGAGCAGCTTCTGCCGCCGGTCGCGGCCTGA
- a CDS encoding alpha/beta hydrolase, with protein MSRDNYHALIKPGKAGAPLVFAFHGTGGDENQFFGLAEQILPNAAIISPRGDVSEMGAARFFRRTGEGVYDMADLGRATEAMAAFVAAHKDRHPDTPVYGFGYSNGANILASVVMAQPGLFDRAGLLHPLIPWQPDPAPELKGHQVLITAGKRDPICPWPQSQALFGWFKDQGAEVRTEVHGGGHELRQGEIEALADFLRAPALEGAA; from the coding sequence ATGTCCAGAGACAACTATCACGCGCTGATCAAACCCGGCAAAGCTGGTGCCCCGCTGGTCTTTGCCTTTCACGGCACCGGTGGAGACGAGAACCAGTTCTTTGGCCTCGCCGAACAGATCCTGCCGAATGCGGCCATCATCTCCCCCCGCGGGGACGTATCGGAAATGGGCGCGGCCCGCTTCTTCCGCCGCACCGGCGAAGGCGTCTATGACATGGCGGACCTCGGCCGCGCAACCGAGGCAATGGCAGCCTTCGTTGCAGCCCACAAAGATAGACATCCGGACACGCCGGTTTACGGCTTCGGCTATTCCAATGGCGCGAATATCCTGGCGTCCGTGGTGATGGCGCAACCCGGCCTGTTTGACCGTGCCGGACTGCTGCATCCGCTGATCCCGTGGCAGCCGGACCCCGCTCCGGAGCTGAAAGGCCATCAGGTGCTGATCACCGCCGGGAAGCGTGACCCGATTTGCCCGTGGCCGCAAAGCCAGGCCCTGTTCGGGTGGTTCAAAGACCAAGGCGCCGAAGTGCGCACCGAAGTCCACGGCGGCGGCCACGAGCTGCGGCAGGGCGAGATCGAAGCGCTGGCGGACTTCCTCAGGGCTCCGGCACTGGAGGGTGCGGCGTGA
- a CDS encoding XapX domain-containing protein, giving the protein MTWQPYLASLAVGLAIGAIYGLIAVRSPAPPVIALLGLLGMLAGEAAMQWLRGHSRPVAHAFHLKSFAVAEHKDTAPADKA; this is encoded by the coding sequence GTGACCTGGCAACCCTATCTCGCGTCGCTCGCTGTCGGGCTGGCCATCGGGGCAATTTACGGCCTCATCGCCGTGCGCTCGCCCGCGCCGCCGGTCATCGCCCTGCTTGGACTGCTGGGCATGCTGGCCGGCGAGGCTGCCATGCAATGGCTGCGCGGCCATTCCCGGCCGGTCGCGCACGCCTTTCACCTGAAATCCTTCGCCGTGGCTGAACACAAGGACACGGCTCCTGCGGACAAGGCCTGA